A single Venturia canescens isolate UGA chromosome 1, ASM1945775v1, whole genome shotgun sequence DNA region contains:
- the LRR gene encoding F-actin-uncapping protein LRRC16A isoform X3: MSTRSQLTKDLNESVKALLGKHVKILLKNVVKLETKQDKQENRVLVFSPCRLFLLTAKVPTRIDCHFHYLEITSVESKRANQLCLVVGDRSYNFTTMGAAGGGGADTTEVDAMIEALHTAIRNIFPTVPLNYIIRKIDVIPASRLQSIRGSELARSTEATRNTGPCGGFSTQYACMCDLHCVQYREEVAWDVDTIYLSHDTRELNLRDFDHLDQKDLVPIISALEYNTWFTKLRASNLKLSHESLERILQVVRRSLSIQEIYLDNIGVKWDFAHKLSLALISNGNTTLHTIDLSNNTIEDKGAASLCGIIAKLTQGGATLLSGPIGKLAKGLQKLNLSRCGLTGKGVAQIAHALGLNRSMTTSLQCLNLSENTLKEDVNNLCNFLAQPNSLTHLDLAGTDTTLECLFGALLRGCATNLVHLNVARNSFTSKKTKEIPPSFKQFFTATLSLKYLNISYCKLPLEALKHLLLGLACNESTVGLELDMSGNNLGSMGAHVLESCIHGVRCIATLDISDSNMDMDLAQVITAIGKNKSLKHLYMGRNTIGMKSKHIAVVMDALVQMIQEDDCVLQSLYLPDSRLKGDLYSLIDALGSNACLHTLDISGNQIGDAGARLLAKALQINNHLKTIIYDRNNITISGYADIVHALEKNYSVRHMPFPIYDMQPCMKASAERTEHLAKKIQELLQRNVTPSKYSHGQAFRLQQGFLLSSTQQVVDRLVVQTQDTIKALAAESCDANNDINYATGLIQDADNSKQLLPRLHEVLQRRDDSNPIEVTLRDMAEQVHKVVSTYLEDSLDAMLKCANDHCPTVLSQTVVRGDESEPISVEDDLRNACKEKNQISSEFISTVIVEQAGTDVINRVNELNLSVAAHVSDRITDEVIESLSRSYKTLIGDTDNRTRSSTPDVLRPSAGSMSSGSVIGVLAGANDPSNISMSMTTRTGSSVASEDDSCQQSSHMLLVGSTLGQRIDHQSPMKLDYLNLATPHLSNKRKSLHGRKLRPKSVVDSVEGLSADDIPDLLPSLPKNQTEAISENEHSLTESLDSVSELPNAGIGQQLQHLVKSRPRRAKTRAPTRPMLRADLPVEGIALGEGLDVFFRPTTPTTPLISPTSDDSSLHTFPTDGSPNLSLTSHRSVPPDLDKKHSCNSPMLKTLLEPAPRSRSTDNLEKFSPLVGRRSQGDTPLTTSPLARRNTTESTHNEQPLVGGDARKRSTLPIVGSTSSGVSRVIRDSDETTDRLSCSPDAARDCELPASHNTVGSSIKLRSAAFDLRSPTRTNPVNAAGSKTPVKVGNDHAVKQSNGGGATTKNNNGTKCSVQAPVTAPKPRPWSMTNDRKSGEFNNLLSDGSSPNTSAGNTPDSGDALDESTDSGVSGPASLPPTLSTSSTSSSLSNSSVEKRSVRELAASLTRDRGKNVTSSIATDKKGPTGNGGTENG, translated from the exons ATGTCAACGAGATCGCAACTGACCAAAGATCTCAACG aATCGGTCAAAGCACTCCTCGGAAAACATGTCAAGATATTGTTGAAGAATGTCGTAAAACTTGAGACTAAACAGGACAAACAAGAGAATCGTGTTTTA GTATTTTCACCATGTCGTCTCTTTCTACTAACGGCCAAAGTACCGACAAGG ATCGACTGCCATTTCCACTACTTGGAAATAACGTCTGTCGAGTCCAAGAGAGCAAACCAACTATGTCTTGTAGTTGGAGACAGGAgttacaattttacaacaatGGGGGCAGCTGGTGGCGGCGGTGCGGATACCACAGAGGTAGATGCCATGATCGAGGCACTGCACACAGCAAttagaaatatatttccaactGTGCCGCTCAA TTACATAATACGAAAGATCGATGTGATTCCGGCGAGCAGACTTCAGAGCATAAGGGGCAGCGAACTTGCAAGAAGTACCGAAGCCACGCGAAATACGGGCCCTTGTGGGGGATTTTCGACACAATATGCCTGCATGTGCGATCTTCATTGTGTTCAGTATCGCGAGGAAGTCGCTTGG GACGTCGATACGATTTACTTATCGCACGATACACGGGAGCTTAATTTACGAGATTTTGATCACCTGGATCAAAAGGATTTGGTACCTATTATTTCGGCACTGGAATACAACACGTGGTTCACCAAACTTCGAGCATCGAACCTCAAGCTTAGCCACGAATCTCTCGAAAGGATACTCCAAGTAGTTCGAAGATCTCTGTCTATTCAAGAAATTTACCTTGACAATATTGGTGTCAAATG GGATTTCGCCCACAAACTGTCGCTGGCGCTCATATCCAACGGCAATACAACACTGCACACGATCGATTTATCGAACAACACAATAGAAGATAAGG GAGCGGCGAGCTTGTGTGGAATAATCGCCAAATTGACACAAG gtGGAGCAACTCTGTTGAGCGGTCCGATTGGTAAGCTTGCCAAAGGCTTGCAGAAATTGAATTTATCCCGATGCGGCTTAACGGGAAAAGGCGTTGCTCAAATCGCACATGCTCTTGGCCTCAATCGCAGCATGACCACGAGTCTTCAGTGTCTCAATCTATCGGAGAATACATTAAAAGAGGATGTTAAT AACTTGTGCAATTTTTTGGCTCAGCCAAACAGCCTGACACATCTCGATCTTGCGGGTACAGATACGACCCTCGAATGC ctaTTCGGTGCTCTGTTGCGTGGCTGCGCAACGAATCTAGTCCATTTGAACGTCGCCCGGAATTCCTTTAcgagcaaaaaaacgaaagaaatacCGCCCAGTTTCAAACAGTTTTTCACGGCGACATTGTCACTTAAGTATCTTAATATTTCCTACTGCAAATTGCCACTGGAAGCTCTGAAGCATCTCCTGTTGGGACTTGCGTGTAACGAGAGTACCGTCGGCCTCGAGCTCGATATGAGTGGCAACAACTTAGGATCGATGGGTGCTCACGTCCTCGAATCGTGTATTCACGGGGTGCGATGTATCGCGACGCTCGACATTTCTGACAGCA ACATGGACATGGATCTCGCTCAGGTTATAACGGCAATCGGTAAAAACAAATCCCTGAAGCATTTATACATGGGTCGAAATACGATTGGAATGAAGAGCAAGCACATCGCGGTTGTCATGGACGCTCTCGTGCAAATGATTCAAGAGGACGACTGTGTACTTCAGTCTTTATATTTGCCTGACTCGCGGCTCAAGGGCGATCTCTACAGCTTAATTGATGCTCTTGGAAGCAACGCGTGTCTTCATACGCTGGACATTAGTGGCAATCAGATTGGCGACGCAGGAGCTCGCTTACTAGCTAAAGCATTGCAAATAAACAATCATCTCAAGACTATCATTTACGATAGAAACAATATTACTATTTCGGGCTACGCGGATATCGTTCATGCTCTAGAAAA AAATTACAGCGTAAGACACATGCCGTTTCCAATTTACGACATGCAACCCTGTATGAAAGCATCGGCCGAGAGAACGGAGCATCTTGCGAAAAAGATACAAGAATTACTCCAGCGGAACGTAACGCCTTCCAAATACAGTCACGGTCAGGCTTTCAGACTCCAGCAGGGTTTTTTGCTCAGCTCGACTCAGCAAGTTGTCGACAGATTGGTCGTGCAAACTCAGGACACGATAAAAGCTCTTGCCGCTGAAAGCTGCGATGCTAATAATGACATTAACTATGCAACTGGACTGATTCAGGACGCTGACAATTCGAAACAA CTTTTACCAAGATTGCACGAAGTATTGCAGAGGAGGGATGACAGCAATCCTATAGAAGTTACGCTACGGGACATGGCTGAACAAGTTCACAAAGTTGTATCGACGTATTTAGAA GATTCTCTCGATGCGATGCTCAAATGTGCCAATGATCATTGCCCTACGGTACTCTCCCAAACGGTTGTTAGGGGTGACGAGAGCGAACCGATCTCAGTCGAAGATGATCTTCGCAATGCTTGCAAAGAGAAAAACCAGATAAGCTCGGAGTTTATTAGCACGGTGATTGTTGAACAGGCTGGAACGGATGTTATAAATCGTGTCAA TGAGCTGAACTTGTCGGTGGCTGCACACGTTTCCGATCGAATAACTGACGAAGTCATTGAGTCGCTTTCACGGAGTTACAAGACGCTG ATTGGTGACACTGACAATCGTACGCGAAGTAGTACTCCAGACGTTTTAAGACCGAGTGCTGGTTCCATGAGCAGTGGCAGCGTAATTGGTGTTCTCGCGGGAGCCAATGATCCGTCGAATATTTCAATGTCGATGACAACACGAACAGGATCTAGTGTGGCATCCGAGGATGACTCTTGTCAACAATCTTCGCACATGTTGCTCGTTGGTTCGACTCTTGGTCAGCGGATCGATCATCAATCGCCTATG AAACTGGATTATTTGAATCTC GCCACTCCGCATTTGTCCAACAAGCGCAAAAGTCTTCACGGCAGAAAGTTGAGGCCAAAATCAGTGGTGGATTCAGTCGAGGGCCTTTCGGCCGACGATATTCCGGACTTACTGCCTTCGTTACCTAAGAATCAGACCGAAG CTATTTCGGAAAACGAACATTCCTTAACGGAGTCTCTGGACTCCGTATCAGAATTGCCTAATGCGGGGATAGGCCAACAGTTGCAACATCTCGTGAAGTCGCGTCCCCGTCGCGCAAAAACGCGAGCTCCGACGAGACCGATGCTGCGAGCCGATTTGCCAGTGGAAGGTATCGCGTTGGGCGAAGGTTTGGACGTATTTTTTCGCCCCACGACCCCGACGACTCCGCTAATATCACCGACGAGCGATGACAGTTCGTTACACACGTTCCCGACCGACGGCAGTCCGAATTTGTCGCTCACCAGTCATCGAAGCGTTCCTCCTGATCTCGACAAAAAACACAGTTGTAACTCGCCGATGTTAAAAACATTGCTCGAGCCAGCGCCGCGGTCGCGCTCGACGGACAacctcgaaaaattttcacccCTCGTCGGCAGACGTTCACAGGGTGATACACCGTTGACGACTTCGCCTTTGGCACGGCGAAATACAACGGAGAGCACTCATAACGAGCAGCCTCTGGTCGGGGGAGACGCCAGGAAACGTTCGACCTTGCCGATCGTCGGGTCGACGTCCAGCGGCGTTTCCAGAGTAATCCGCGACTCGGACGAAACAACGGATCGTCTCTCTTGCAGTCCGGATGCTGCACGAGACTGCGAACTTCCGGCGTCACACAATACTGTCGGATCTTCGATTAAGCTCAGATCCGCAGCCTTTGATTTGCGAAGTCCAACTCGGACGAATCCCGTGAACGCCGCTGGCTCCAAAACCCCTGTCAAAGTTGGCAACGACCACGCGGTCAAACAATCTAACGGTGGCGGAGCTACGACAAAAAACAACAACGGAACTAAATGCAGCGTACAAGCACCCGTAACTGCTCCGAAACCTCGACCCTGGAGCATGACGAACGATCGAAAATCGGgcgaattcaataatttactCAGCGACGGATCGAGTCCCAACACTTCAGCTGGAAACACGCCCGACTCCGGAGACGCCCTCGACGAATCTACTGACAGTGGCGTCAGCGGGCCTGCATCCCTGCCACCCACACTCTCCACCAGCAGTACTTCAAGCTCTCTGAGCAACAGCAGCGTCGAGAAAAGATCTGTTCGCGAACTCGCCGCTAGTCTCACCAGAGATAGAGGCAAAAATGTGACCAGTTCTATCGCTACCGACAAAAAAGGCccaacgg GCAACGGAGGTACTGAAAACGGGTGA